The window ACTCGCCCTCCACCAGGCGGGCCGTGTTCTCACCGATGAGGATGTCCGTGCGATACGCCTTGTTCAGCCCTTCCAGCCGCGAGCCCAGGTTCACCTGGTCCCCGAGCACGCCGTAGGCGAACCGGTACCTGGAGCCCAGGTTGCCGACCAGCATCGGGCCGGAATTGATGCCCGTGCGCGCCCGCAGGCGCGGGCGCCCCACCGTCGCCCACTCCGCGGCCAGGGCCAGACGCTGCTCGCGCATGGCGAGCGCCGCCGCGCACGCCCGCACGGCGTGGTCCGGTTGCTCCAGGGGGGCCCCGAAGATCGCCATCAGCTCGTCGCCCACGTACTCCTTGAGCGTGCCCCGATGGATGAAGACCTGCTCGGTGATGCGGTTGTAGTACTCGCCGAGCATCTCGGCCATCTCCGGCGGGGAGTACCGCTCGGAGTGTGACGTGAAGCCCTCCAGGTCGCAGAACAGCACGGTGAGGACCTTTTCCTCGCCCCCCAGTTTGAGGCGGCCCGGATCCTTCAGCATCTCCTCGACCACCAGGGGGGCCACGTACTGGCGGAACGTGTCCTTGACCTGTTTCCGCTGCCGCTGCTCGGTGACGTAGTAGTAGGCCGTCAGGGCCGTGTACGTCCCCGACAGCGTGAGCAGGGGGTAGACCATGTTGAGCCACACGTGGGCGTGGACGAATAACGCCCGGGCGGCCAGCACGTACAGCGCGAACAGCCCGGCGGCGAACGCGACCCCCTTGATGGGGCTGAGCCGCGGCAAGACGGCCCCCACCACCCCACCCAGAGTGACGATCGCCAGCACATCGAAGATCCGCGACCACTGGGGCCTGGCCATGAAGCTACGGGTGAGGATGTTCTCGATGA is drawn from Candidatus Methylomirabilota bacterium and contains these coding sequences:
- a CDS encoding adenylate/guanylate cyclase domain-containing protein translates to VIPTDESGQLLINYLGPPKTIAQVSVTDILKGRTAAGTFKDRLVLVGATALGTYDLRNTPFSPLYPGTEVHASVIENILTRSFMARPQWSRIFDVLAIVTLGGVVGAVLPRLSPIKGVAFAAGLFALYVLAARALFVHAHVWLNMVYPLLTLSGTYTALTAYYYVTEQRQRKQVKDTFRQYVAPLVVEEMLKDPGRLKLGGEEKVLTVLFCDLEGFTSHSERYSPPEMAEMLGEYYNRITEQVFIHRGTLKEYVGDELMAIFGAPLEQPDHAVRACAAALAMREQRLALAAEWATVGRPRLRARTGINSGPMLVGNLGSRYRFAYGVLGDQVNLGSRLEGLNKAYRTDILIGENTARLVEGEFLLREVDMVRVIGRSQSVRIYELLAKHGVPVALEQEKALRSYAAGLEAYRQQVWDEALALFTQALTLWPADGPSRTMAERCEHYQKTPPPEQWDGVFEQEFKK